Within Accipiter gentilis unplaced genomic scaffold, bAccGen1.1, whole genome shotgun sequence, the genomic segment ccaacaattccccctttttctttttgtgtgagtagagcttggtgtgtcagctttgagactccttttatcatgcacccatacggaattctaactattacacagattaatatcaatatacccaaccatcataaggcttccttaatcaatgacattacccatagtgttatcccgccgaatattgattgtaacactccatcaaaccaactagtttcttgctggatctttgtgtatgtttcttcagccaatctatttgtttgtatatagattgaggtaaaattttaacacctgctgtattgccctttgcaaagatctgtgaacacaattaattaaacacagtaaaaacaacattatacctaataaaatacataagcacacaaaaagaggtttgattaatagctttagctagtgccacccaaacattcttactgtcccatggtgttaaccgatgtggatcaatcaccggtgtcactgtcatgctgcttactacagtcagtgtgttccatatcaatctcagcataaggtttcaaatttatgggtaaatcaggaacgtatctgccagacatggaggatgtgatggggtttttttgttgtgggtttttttttttttttttttgtccaattgctgccaaggcttaccatcccggtgcacttagttgtctcgtagaagttaaggtaccgctgccccacaataaatccagcagcggctgtaagtctgtatttgtaataccacaacaaggttgaatccactgtaggtctccgtttaaatctttctccctctttttgtttttgagcaatccaggcttgcttaataacttgggatgccattttccttaataagctgaacaaggtaaaactattacaatagctaaaatcacagtaactacaataatgcccataattctttgagccaacccgttacccctaatgacccagaccatgaggaaaatgaaccatctatacattcttgtgccatcttgctccacgaactcagcccagcaatcggtaggtgccaactttccgtgggcgtccccacagaggcaacgatggcctcactgtacaccagcccgatgctctttggaaaatcccagtatttatacatttgcagaggaacgggttttagcacacgtggccagcgggtgccaaaagtccgcctcggttgcaatctatgacgcatgcgctcgctggccaggcgcgctgcacgagtcatagccatcttgtctattggttcatgggctttacgatacagttgcgatgcacagagaatcttgacctgttatgttagccaaggtgacctatacattagtttttggctgaggtagtattcatattgccacatcatctatgatgctccagatgatgatggtcatgcaaatcgaacaggagtccatcgtgggcctgtatctgtggaaacacaatcaacctcgttcccaggttattaatggaaatagaccttacccctaattttggctttaactaacttttaccccacactgtcttcccgtaatcacactatgtttaatcaaattatgctttacacactttttacctaaagcaggttctatatacaataaggcacgctgttctgaaaacctctctgaaggactccgtgtccactagtaatactctattagttagaatctgtcagatcagtggctccagcacccgccggtgccgtgccagtcgccattggaacaattccgggtccagcatcagtgcgaagccatggcttgtcccacttagccaggatctcccagtaagttttacttctgctgatctgcaccatttcctggattctgggtccttatacattaccatgattcctgtactttgttgcgtcctttctgcctgtaaaagaacatgatgcactaccattggtgggtctttgtgatcacctgtcaatctaagataatttagcacaaataaggctttggccaatcgttcctctgggagtaagccctgggttccccccttttgtttttgcagcatgttcttttagggtttggttggcccattcgacaatagcctgtcctgtgggaagatgtggaataccggtaccgtggtgaattccccacaaattacaaaatcgagcaaatcgtgtagaaccataggctgggccgttgtccatcttaatttcttgaggcacacccagtactgcaaaagaagcgtgaagatgtcattcaatatgtaaggccttttctccagttcgtgccgtggcccacatggcagcaggataggtatcaatacacacatgcacagaacgctttgcactaaaccacatgacatgggtgaaatccatttgccacaactgcaatggcaaaagacctcgtcggttaaccccacagcccaagccgagcccttccttttgacaatcagggcatgctttaacgataccttgggcatcagtaagtggtaagtcaaattgctttgctaacatcctagcgggttggtgcaagaacgcatgcgattgccgtgctttgttgaaaacgattccctggaggaggctcccgtggcgctacaaccaattggtcagctctgtcatttcccgtttctcatctgcacagtgttctcatacccaagagttctaccagaggggtcatattgccattagtgataccgcaaagattccgcacccactggatatctcccacaagcttctggacatcatgtaacattgaaatttctcatgttatttgaaccttctgaggtttaacattgctagcatttatgtgccaccccaaatacttccaaggtgctgccttttgcaccttttcaggagtgattattactccgcgatggcttaagatgtcctgcaattgagttaaaatctcatcctgtggcaagttactgaggtaactgctttcttacaggctctgatgcccaggccacatacacctgacgcatcgtgggggaattgcgcattcattgcggtaacacgacccaatggtatctcttatagggttctgccttgttaatcgatggtaccgaaaaggcgaaccgttcagcgccatctgggtgcaatcttttagatttataattaacaaatcccattcttctggaagcataactggagatggcaaacctggctgcagggctcccatactgtgcatcaccacattcacagctctgagatcatgtaacagtctccgcttcccacttttcttgggaatggtaaatattgatgtattccatggactagtagaaggaacaacttgtcccgctctcaactggtcctcaactaacccttgtatttttagtagcctttcagaatttagcagctactgatcaatccaaacaggttcatctgttttccagttaattttcagaatcggctacccctcagtgaccgctcctaaaaaggatgcgtcactaacattgccttcatttggctcaataaatcatggcctacgaggccaaacaattcagttggggtagtcatgacatacggacacgtcgtaatgtgttcaccatcggggaacacaaatgtaattggtagctggcttactaaggtggcttgtgtgccccctatccctgcaataccaaagtttggattgatcgatggccatgatggaggccaaatgcattgtgaaataatcataacatcagcacctgtattgattgtcatcggtttcttgacaacaactccattgggcccttccaattgcactaccttttctggtttacctcttgttgtgtccatggcaaagtatacctgcggtttccctggggagccgaatccaccatctccacgttgtacttcacctgggttcggaacacacgacctgaatggaactaattgtgctattctggtacctttaggaatagaaacaggagggattaaaacatgaatcataattttcacagtcccacaataatctgcatcaataagccctgggagcaccagaattccttctagagctgttgaagattgccccattaaaaatgcactaagtccaaaccccaatggtccgtttatgttgactgcggtttccacatccactctggagcttcctgcggtggcggatctggtggttgcgaggctgcctgagggctggcagctcaagccccttgcattcgtgtcgtcgcgcgaggggccttcgcagtcggtgtaaagtttcccttcttcctgtattcttggtggtatggttatctttcttacacttgttgcagcacttactgttaacagtacctgtacatttgctcctaatgtgtccacgtttgccacagttagaacacttgaccaagggtgtcttactggccttgtgtttctttgtagctccttggagagctgtggcagcataggctactttctgtgagtccactgatcgatccgtgtattctatcatatcaacgatgtctgcatttttcggcaaattacacaatgctttgcgtgtcttttcagtagcattttcaaaagcgagtattttgaacatgttttctttcatgccctcgttcatgtcagggtggtcataaattgtattctcctgtttcacctgggtaaaagcatggctgtacatattgtctggtacggtaagaaaagcttgatacgccaagatctgtgatagatgatgaacctcagtgacacattgtaactgagcattccctgatgcgaagggtccagcacccatcggcatctgcatggttactccccataggggatctgtttgttgtcgtgatgttgcttgttccctatcacagagcttctcccactgccagaaaaacactaacattcgggcgggtgtcaaaatcaactgtgctagctgtttaatatcttgaggtatcagcgtatcagcagaaaaaatgaattgcagtatttggtgagttaacgcagatttgattccgtactgactcacagcattccttaatttctcaatgaccttccagtcaaacacctcccattttttctgtccatttgatgcaataactgggaatgcttagagcatagtcccttctataatggcatctgttattacacccctccaatgtctctgcctttcttctgcagcggctattacaggcggctccacgtctgtcacgggtgcggttggtttccccgtctcttttccccatttcctttaacaattctaacattgtctctttttgttctattattagagtagccaagtccttgtttgcattatttgaatcagggtgtatgctaggtataatttgttcatgttgaacggtggtatctgagggctggtttttcgtaggcagatttttactcactccctgattctgtagggtttcctttaatcgtacggttagggaggcttgggaactgtcggatggctgattaatatcggcagtcccagggagtggagcagaagtcaagggcacgagagtaggcgaacaagctccaaaaagtctctctcgctgcattatgtttttctccccgcttttccctttcgcttgcggttggagagagagagcagcaaaagcagacgcagacgctttacgatctgctttcatttcttacagagttgtcttaattaatttccataaagttacaagatctttaacttctttagacccgtcactaatttcatcccatagggaggttccgatagcattccaggtactaagctcaaaagctgtacccacactaattgaaaggtttctgtccttgcttcattagttttttagctgatttatcatcatcagttaccatatcccataatacgtctcctaatctacgccattcactctccttaaataataaatctggattcttaaagcatcccttaacgcgaccaaccccgaaatttgcttaatgcagtttactccccgcttttctaaaaagcactgtaataattttagggctacctcttgatccattgccggccggcttcttgatactcctgggtgctaccttgattaagggacctcggttaaaaagtctttgcagcctttttccagtagccctcactgacggcgaaccccttttggatggtccaggcacgagagttaacacaccaaccaagacgatcagcgttcggttaatcttttgccccctggtcgctgctaccggtgcttctcagtgtccgtcgctccaattattcccctttcttcggtccccgttcgggcaccatttgttggagcggcggaggaatgcacataagtcgacccaatatgagtgatagaagtgattcaactttatttgcacggatagctcatatttatacagtttgcgataattatgcctactagtcctaatatgattggtacattgctaatgtttattctttactaaaacacacccacttgtggttggcagctacgcgtgttcagtaactttctcatgagaacttcttcaaaagttacttgtgaagttatgccaaggtcacaccgtccctgtctttctcctgataacagcgagaccagctgttgtttttctcccaatatcagtaaagccagctattttcagccaaggcctagtcttgttgctcaaactgacattctttcacacagaactctgctcgcacaacttttccacaggcccgtgtcctttttcagcaagccacttcccaacaaaaggtattcctagaaaaagtttcccatttataaagcaggagtttgttggggctgaattacagttcctttgtaactgaattgggtcaatattccgaaaaaggggaatatgtttatttttgaaacaggtcaatactgcatgtgttgtgctggcaaggaggaggcttcttaaatgtagaacttgttaaatttaaaagcacacctccactctccatagtattgcttctatgttaattcagggttaagatattcgttcacttcagtttctgtgaatctgttagggcagcgtgctctaaggtgatgggagggagcagggggaagaaggggaggaggaaaagcaaaatatctggaacctgctcttccatgactcctgcaaactgtaatgttatttttttttcccaagcctgaaaactgtacttggcagtgggattgtggctatcttgttaatattcttccttcctttcttgttttggcctctccaggaagcgattcgagtaatccttggaaatcttgatgatttacatgcattttctacagaccactatctttctgtgtaccctttctttcctacttgtaaaagaaaaggtccaatgacttgtatctgttgggcattgcttaatttgacattcctgcctagtagtgcgcagatctttagctggagtacgactcctctgagcttcgcagttttacattagctgaagatcctcctcagttgttgccttcaccagagaactgatgtatgtaaaaagaatgttttgcagtgttttcagatggccacccctgcgttccaaatctgatttagccagagaaaacgaacgtgcatatataaagtcccaggaagcccacgtaatgcgattgcaaggaaagctagtgcgttgtttcaaaaggttaataaaatgtaaagcgcagcagcattggccctctagtagagaagaccgcagtagttttcttgtaaggtacattaggattaagtattgtagttgctgtagtgtaaagggttacggagaagttactctcctgaggctgttgttgcagagaaaagtaagttagtggaaggagaagccttttcagtcctaaggtgcgtcagtttgtgaatcggatcaggcccttcggcatcatctcctcccgtgattccgagtgcccaggagtaatgaacacccgcgtgtttccgcctccaaggcatccccttccagtctcggcagactgcgttattgccacccctggtcctagcaggcaagaacgagatcatcctctttctctgtcagaagctggtaggtatgagagcaacttattcctgttgctgccaggaagagaaagtagcccagagcatcgtcagacaggaggcacccaaacaaaggaagcctcgttgttggtttgcttcgctaaagcgcagccagttttgcctgcgtgcttgaggagggtttgattcacgagcttgtatttctggaactgggaagtccatccacctgctcaggcagcaccgggccctgcggagaactgcaagctcagaggcctggcgtgatgagttgtcctgcagtctgtgtgtcgggctcctcgctgtagcatacctcttagttaatcgccagctgtgggagtccttgaagccaaactcaaacgaacaatttcatcccttaaaggaactgactgtgtcatctaggcaaatcttgggcttcatctctggtgcTCAGGAtacaaatggagtaaaagtattcatgttatctgtttcttcctgaggtcagaggcacgtaagaaggctgctgcctggcgtcacccattcgtgcatgcatgagctcctaggtgtgcgaactgcacccccaggaaggaacgtctgtaactgtggcgtttgtcatgtcaattatcttttgtcctcccattttgaggaggactgtgaagtgaatgtaatgacgctagtcctgtgaatcctagtccttttcaggtttaaaaataatatttaaaagaattactttttagttaggaaagctgatgaggttttcttcacagggttgggagagcctggcatgttgttttttgcgggaagatgtgaggactgaagccagatgcagttaaggaaacacagtgctatgaatgcaagcaactgatggaagagtgtcacctggatgagtgtttcttgtaatgtgttactagcgtatggtgtcccctcacatctcatttctccgctgtgtagttccatgtgtcacttgttcagctgctgctgctcattaaatataaatctccattggcaggagcagttacagggtcgtggatcttggaccaagatcctcaaaaccccctagctatgcgaggtttccctgccgcacgtgcactgcctttgtgtcctgacgctctgtttctccagaaatgtcagtatttgcgtggggagtttcaaggacctgcctgtggacgcgacggcccctatacccctgatgtattcttctggtgctgcatcctcttcttcgccacctttgccctgtcaagcttcttgaagaagtttaaaaccagccgctactttccaaccagagtaagtagaaggaggtggccagtgtccatctccgcactcgtttcccaaaatggctttcctggagcactaagcagtatttgccctgccttggtcaagctgggaaacgttggccttgcaggccaagctctccaagagcttggatgtcccacactcatttccatgagtgcaaaatcatcgtagcgtttcccacctgcctcgtgacctgccccagattgaagatttttgggctttgatttttttttattttttttcttctcctcaggtagtaggaagtcaggtttcccaaagttttgggggttggggttttcggtttgttttttttcccctaccttctgcacattatgtgctcgagtggaaagtagattcgaatgaggagcttccttttgaggactaaaggatgcctcagtgccttgttgccattgtagctgtgaatgtagctgtagtggcagacatctcttttcttaattttaatattatttttagattttgacttaaaccaacccttgtcggcctagttaagctttttttattgtctgaccccagatctcacagcgacaaacacagcagcagtagctaagcaagggatcaggctgcatgtgctcagaggggtggtgggatttggttaagcagccttaatgttgtggatgtctgcaactcttgcatctcaccttagggccctgtttgccatgcccctctcacctctggtttctcgccccaggtacggtccacagtgagcgactttgctgttttcctcaccatcgtcatcatggtgctccttgactttgtggttgggatcccatcgccgaagctccaggtcccccatgcgttcaaggtaacggggtgttttggcacgtgggggtgccacaaggtgatgccggggcagggcagggctgagtctggaggagatgctggtggtgtgaccatctcctcttccacctccaagtgccttgcttcctcctggaaacgagaagatggccccaaaactagatacctacaggggaagtatctagaggtgcttgcaaagaggagactggcactgctgaagcccccgggagagggggacatgaagccagggctgggaggtgctctgacacaaggagggaggggaaaatgaaagccagtggagtgcctgggctgggagacgatgctgatgtgtgggctttgttgcagcctaccagaggcgaccgcgggtggttcatcaaccccataggacccaacccttggtggacggtgttggctgcgctcgtcccagctctgctctgcaccatcttgatattcatggaccagcagatcagtgccgttattgtgaacaggaaggagcacaagctgaaggtaagggcctgcgagagatgaccccagccccttctgggctgcaggtctggggagaagctcttattcccgatgctttctgaaggcattggtttgggacaaggtcaggctgcgtggcaggatgctctccgggattaacgatgatgcagggagcaagtgacagggcagtatagatg encodes:
- the LOC126037343 gene encoding electroneutral sodium bicarbonate exchanger 1-like → MRGFPAARALPLCPDALFLQKCQYLRGEFQGPACGRDGPYTPDVFFWCCILFFATFALSSFLKKFKTSRYFPTRVRSTVSDFAVFLTIVIMVLLDFVVGIPSPKLQVPHAFKPTRGDRGWFINPIGPNPWWTVLAALVPALLCTILIFMDQQISAVIVNRKEHKLKKGCGYHLDLFVVAVMLGVCSVMGLPWFVAARPSCPSPT